One genomic window of Danaus plexippus chromosome 23, MEX_DaPlex, whole genome shotgun sequence includes the following:
- the LOC116774608 gene encoding uncharacterized protein LOC116774608, whose translation MSVILKCLFVLVCVLVPNGRLQQQPSTLPFPHLTDFKLSDIGKPVYKFEGLDYSQLPPNIFKSDFATCEEEFARCIRFTIHLNPVCGYFVPHGTLRGYEGICELDLSSCREMIRYKVPMYGTNYRQRLVYYLGEGFDCNTYVRRIAEGWIPSDIRDPPDNETSSELAPTADYDYYDTENQ comes from the exons ATGTcagtgattttaaaatgtttatttgttcttGTTTGTGTAT TGGTCCCCAATGGGAGGCTTCAACAACAACCATCTACTTTACCATTCCCACATTTAACTGATTTCAAACTATCAGATATAGGGAAACcagtttataaatttgaaggaCTTGACTATTCTCAATTACCACCGAATATTTTCAAGTCGGATTTCGCTACTTGTGAAGAAGAATTTGCTAGGTGTATTAGATTCAC GATACATCTTAATCCAGTCTGTGGATATTTTGTACCTCACGGAACATTGCGAGGATATGAAGGTATATGTGAATTGGATTTATCCAGTTGTAGAGAAATGATACGATACAAAGTACCAATGTATGGGACAAATTACCGCCAAC GTCTGGTATATTATTTGGGTGAAGGTTTCGATTGCAATACTTATGTACGTCGCATCGCTGAAGGTTGGATACCTAGTGATATAAGGGACCCACCAGATAATGAAACCTCGTCTGAGTTGGCACCAACAGCCGATTATGATTACTATGACACTGAAAACCAATAA